The following proteins are co-located in the Planococcus plakortidis genome:
- a CDS encoding PIG-L deacetylase family protein: MKQALMKNAAPVLNPAIKTSLKRFYKADKPLTPLERAERVLVFAPHIDDETIGLGGTIRRYADTGAQVTIAIITDGKNSNAAPVEADALAETRKQELRSIQDLLGFTGVRYLDYPDSEIKHVQSSERFQELIDEIRPDTIYTTSLIDAHPDHVYSAHLVADALKHTQHQPETVREYEINCPVPPEEINCIVDITDQFPLKQRATEAFKSQVIAFDGFLALAEIKASQTNDRQARYVETFIENTPQQFIQAADHLKTEDRQYEKHFKQANRTITLWWAIFKNLKLKKAIYQSR, translated from the coding sequence ATGAAACAGGCATTAATGAAAAACGCTGCGCCGGTGCTGAACCCGGCCATTAAAACGTCCTTGAAACGCTTTTACAAAGCGGATAAGCCGCTCACTCCCCTTGAACGGGCAGAGCGCGTATTGGTATTCGCGCCGCATATCGATGATGAAACGATCGGTCTCGGCGGGACCATCCGCCGCTATGCCGATACGGGCGCACAAGTCACCATCGCCATCATCACCGATGGCAAAAACAGCAACGCCGCCCCGGTGGAAGCCGATGCCCTGGCCGAAACGCGCAAGCAGGAATTGCGCTCGATCCAGGATTTGCTTGGCTTTACGGGCGTCCGTTATCTCGATTATCCCGACAGCGAGATCAAGCATGTCCAATCGAGCGAACGCTTCCAGGAATTGATCGATGAGATCCGCCCCGATACAATCTATACGACCAGCTTGATCGATGCGCATCCGGATCACGTCTACAGCGCCCATCTGGTAGCCGATGCTTTAAAGCACACACAACACCAGCCAGAAACCGTCCGCGAATACGAGATCAATTGCCCCGTGCCGCCGGAAGAGATCAATTGCATCGTGGACATAACCGATCAGTTCCCGCTCAAACAACGGGCCACCGAAGCATTCAAGAGCCAAGTGATCGCATTCGACGGGTTTTTGGCACTCGCTGAAATCAAAGCTTCACAGACAAACGATAGACAAGCGCGCTATGTGGAAACCTTCATCGAAAACACTCCGCAGCAATTCATCCAGGCGGCCGATCACCTGAAAACCGAAGACCGCCAATATGAAAAGCATTTCAAGCAAGCGAACCGCACCATCACGTTGTGGTGGGCAATTTTCAAGAATTTGAAATTGAAAAAGGCGATTTATCAAAGCCGCTAA
- a CDS encoding O-antigen ligase family protein, producing MNFFKNDNEKWFWLIALIAIMLIGYTELAIIGYALTLVLFAYAFINPKHGILLLFVYIPVREFITQYNPGLNYLTEALVFGALFQVFWMNRKTVGKLFRFKNFEYAYFAFLAIGSISALITGISPVLIAMTLRQFLLFYLVYYIVYRLGITRKDLVNLVWIFIWTAILVIIQAMAEKLSIRNFFLPESWQAMALSAKNRVRIYGMLGNPNVLGIYIMFAFIAFYYAKHKLKEFNPRYMDILNVLLVGILVLTYSRGTWLGFLIAAVAFLIMTHKMKVLIDFVKYLVIALVLVVLPLNLLTNFIESTDIGSEKVTNIQQFDVGGESGFRDRIGSTFSEDTVTGSQSSGRLFIVKTGFEVFKDHPIIGTGFATFGDSTTLSNGSPIYDEYEIGHKFYSDNQYIQIIVQTGILGVIAFAVFLLTMLWRYVKKHKESYLYSLTASILLGAYFMGLVYNLWESDIFGLAFFALLAAASRREDFGLQDDGETL from the coding sequence ATGAATTTTTTTAAGAATGATAACGAAAAATGGTTTTGGCTCATCGCCTTGATCGCCATCATGTTAATCGGTTATACAGAACTCGCCATCATCGGTTATGCCCTGACGCTTGTGTTGTTCGCCTATGCGTTCATCAATCCGAAGCACGGCATCCTGTTGCTGTTCGTCTACATACCGGTGCGTGAATTCATCACGCAATACAATCCTGGCCTCAACTATCTAACCGAAGCGCTCGTGTTCGGTGCCTTGTTCCAGGTCTTCTGGATGAACCGCAAGACAGTAGGGAAATTATTCCGTTTCAAGAATTTCGAATACGCGTATTTCGCATTTCTTGCCATCGGCTCGATTTCGGCACTCATCACGGGCATCAGCCCTGTCCTGATCGCGATGACCTTGCGCCAGTTCCTGCTCTTTTACCTGGTCTATTACATCGTCTACCGCCTCGGGATCACCCGCAAGGATTTGGTCAACCTCGTCTGGATTTTCATCTGGACGGCAATCCTCGTCATCATCCAGGCGATGGCGGAGAAACTGTCCATCCGCAATTTCTTCCTGCCTGAATCCTGGCAGGCCATGGCCTTATCGGCAAAAAACCGCGTGCGCATCTACGGCATGCTCGGCAACCCGAACGTGCTCGGCATTTATATCATGTTCGCGTTCATTGCCTTCTATTATGCGAAACATAAATTGAAGGAATTCAATCCGCGCTATATGGATATCCTGAATGTCTTGTTGGTCGGCATCCTTGTCTTGACCTATTCGCGCGGCACATGGCTGGGCTTCTTGATCGCGGCCGTCGCCTTCCTGATCATGACACACAAGATGAAGGTGCTCATCGACTTCGTGAAATATTTGGTAATCGCGCTCGTCCTGGTCGTGCTGCCATTGAATTTATTGACCAACTTCATTGAAAGCACGGACATCGGCAGCGAAAAAGTAACGAATATCCAGCAATTCGATGTCGGCGGCGAGTCCGGATTCCGCGACCGCATCGGCAGCACATTCAGTGAGGATACCGTCACCGGCAGCCAAAGCTCAGGCCGTTTGTTCATCGTCAAGACCGGCTTCGAAGTGTTCAAGGACCATCCGATCATCGGTACTGGATTTGCCACGTTCGGCGACTCCACTACCCTGTCGAACGGTTCGCCGATCTACGATGAATACGAAATCGGCCATAAGTTCTACTCCGATAACCAATACATCCAGATCATCGTCCAAACCGGCATACTCGGCGTCATCGCCTTTGCTGTCTTCCTGTTGACGATGCTATGGCGTTACGTCAAGAAACATAAAGAAAGCTATCTGTATTCACTCACTGCCAGCATCTTGCTGGGCGCGTACTTCATGGGCCTTGTCTACAACCTATGGGAATCCGATATTTTCGGCCTGGCGTTCTTCGCGCTCCTTGCGGCGGCGTCGCGCCGGGAAGATTTCGGGCTGCAGGATGACGGTGAAACCTTATGA
- a CDS encoding GNAT family N-acetyltransferase, with translation MIRLYQSGDEAGINALYEKVFGKKRSLAEWQWKFGTFPESATIVVSEEDGQINGHAAFLKLTARKQGNELTLGERVDIMVDPDFQGRGIYKQIVSRMMQECEAEGLDILYGFPAETAKQVFMKVAGGKDLGNVPRFLAVNKPGALLAAKVGKLKKIQAPLDKAFSVSVPKRSTHQLRPLGDRLSVAEMLYGRFENQYPLHAKRSGGYIQRRFLDHPTKDYQVYTLEQNGYAEGYCVLHEETKDNGVTFATIVDLFGPNDEAVIADQLKAIRRHTQADALNCWAVPDSPRYRALKKAGFFHINSPMPFVIKDFTGTGSYDELTDWHLSQSDVDSY, from the coding sequence ATGATCCGCCTATACCAATCGGGGGATGAGGCCGGCATCAATGCCCTTTACGAAAAAGTATTCGGCAAAAAGCGCTCTCTCGCCGAATGGCAATGGAAGTTCGGGACATTCCCGGAGAGCGCGACGATTGTCGTTTCAGAAGAAGACGGCCAGATCAACGGCCATGCCGCTTTCTTGAAGTTGACAGCACGGAAGCAAGGGAATGAACTAACGCTCGGTGAACGGGTGGACATCATGGTCGATCCGGATTTCCAAGGCCGCGGCATTTACAAGCAAATCGTTTCCCGCATGATGCAGGAATGCGAAGCGGAAGGACTCGATATTCTCTACGGCTTCCCTGCTGAAACGGCGAAGCAAGTGTTCATGAAAGTGGCTGGCGGCAAGGATCTCGGAAACGTTCCCCGCTTTCTTGCCGTCAACAAGCCAGGCGCTCTGCTTGCGGCAAAAGTAGGCAAATTGAAAAAGATCCAGGCCCCGCTCGATAAAGCGTTCTCTGTCAGCGTCCCGAAAAGGAGCACGCACCAGTTACGCCCGCTCGGCGACCGTTTGTCTGTGGCGGAAATGCTGTATGGCCGTTTCGAAAACCAGTATCCGCTCCATGCAAAACGCAGCGGAGGCTATATCCAGCGTCGCTTCTTGGACCATCCGACAAAGGATTACCAAGTGTATACCTTGGAGCAGAACGGTTATGCGGAAGGCTATTGCGTATTGCATGAGGAGACGAAAGATAATGGCGTTACTTTCGCGACGATTGTCGATTTGTTCGGGCCGAATGATGAAGCGGTCATTGCGGATCAATTGAAGGCGATCCGCCGGCACACGCAGGCGGATGCGCTCAATTGCTGGGCGGTGCCGGATAGCCCGCGCTACCGCGCACTCAAGAAAGCCGGCTTTTTCCATATCAATAGCCCGATGCCGTTTGTGATCAAGGATTTCACCGGCACGGGTTCGTATGACGAACTTACAGATTGGCATCTGTCGCAGTCGGATGTTGATTCGTATTAA
- a CDS encoding bifunctional metallophosphatase/5'-nucleotidase encodes MQKIVTFLAAIMVAFTAFLIWPQKDQSEGFGDAETPDPNETASTDATPDDSPEPEPVEPEPFELTLIHTNDTHTVMDNIARRASLIEEIRGASTHHLLLSAGDVTSWEIGRKAQDSLANAVFMNHLDYDGMVLGNHEFDLGEGVVDHGPLSTYVKNAAHPVLGANVDFSQDQFLEPYADYSYTDAPVDGRINKGFVQTVGDEQIGIFGITHYKEVVTVPGDVSFADYTEAAKQAVAHFESIGIDKIVALTHIGVGHDRTLAKEVAGIDVIIGGHSHVTTNPPNHIGDTLVVQTGEYDTNLGELNVVFDEAGKIVDHSGKLHPTKKAEIHPDTARVQELFDEATALGIISYEDFIGHVIKAGELNTYEAFIK; translated from the coding sequence ATGCAGAAAATCGTAACATTCTTAGCGGCGATTATGGTGGCTTTCACCGCCTTCCTCATTTGGCCGCAGAAAGACCAAAGCGAAGGATTTGGCGATGCAGAAACACCGGATCCAAACGAAACGGCTTCAACAGACGCCACACCAGACGACTCGCCGGAACCCGAACCTGTCGAACCTGAACCGTTTGAACTGACCTTAATCCACACAAACGATACCCATACCGTGATGGACAATATCGCACGGCGCGCCTCACTGATTGAAGAAATCCGCGGAGCCAGCACCCATCATCTTTTATTATCGGCAGGGGATGTAACGTCTTGGGAAATTGGGCGAAAAGCGCAGGATTCACTGGCTAATGCCGTGTTCATGAACCACCTCGATTATGATGGGATGGTGCTCGGCAACCACGAGTTCGACCTCGGGGAAGGAGTTGTCGATCATGGCCCGCTCAGCACTTACGTTAAAAACGCCGCGCATCCAGTGCTTGGCGCCAATGTCGACTTCTCGCAAGATCAATTCCTTGAGCCCTATGCAGACTATAGCTATACGGACGCGCCAGTAGATGGCCGCATCAATAAAGGTTTCGTGCAAACGGTGGGCGATGAACAAATCGGCATATTTGGCATCACGCATTACAAGGAAGTCGTGACCGTTCCTGGCGATGTTTCATTCGCAGATTATACCGAAGCGGCCAAACAAGCGGTCGCCCATTTCGAATCGATCGGCATCGATAAAATCGTGGCGTTGACCCATATCGGCGTCGGGCATGATCGGACATTGGCGAAAGAAGTGGCAGGCATCGACGTTATTATCGGCGGCCACTCGCATGTTACGACCAACCCACCGAACCATATCGGGGATACGCTAGTCGTACAGACCGGCGAATACGACACCAACCTCGGTGAACTGAACGTCGTTTTCGACGAAGCAGGCAAGATCGTCGACCATTCCGGCAAATTGCACCCGACCAAAAAAGCAGAAATCCATCCAGACACAGCACGCGTGCAGGAACTGTTCGATGAAGCCACTGCACTTGGCATCATCAGCTACGAAGACTTTATCGGACATGTCATCAAAGCCGGCGAACTGAATACATATGAAGCGTTTATCAAGTGA
- a CDS encoding cell wall-binding repeat-containing protein, producing the protein MPKKIFTSVMATTLALTVVGIYDSQKAEAAEGDFELTIMHTNDTHANLDNAPKRATLIKQLRAENANNLLLDAGDVFSGSLYFNTFEGQADLALMNYMQYDAMTFGNHEFDLGSSEEGHASLAEFVGGADFPLVGANVDFSGDANMSPLVAGEAFTKTAANGQIYSGVVKEVNGEEVGIFGLTTAETADISSPEDILFTDYIDAANEAVEWFEGQEVNKIVALTHIGYDDNAAVDNDRTLAAEVDGIDVIVGGHTHTKLLPPVQVEDTVIVQANEYNKFLGQLDVTFDEAGNVTNFVGEHHEVALAEEDAEAAEILAPFKEEVEELKEMEIGVEANVFLNGTRGEFGIRASETNLGNFITDGMLAKAQQINPDTTIALQNGGGIRASIEPGPITYGEVLTVLPFGNALAIMEVTGQELKDALEHSVREYPKENGGFLHVSGMFFNYDGKAPVGERVLSVFVDTGGETYDELNLEETYTVATNSFTAKGGDGFDSFGKAYEEGRVTEPGFTDWEMFEEHAQSFADEGVEPYEERRINQVRLSGENRYETAIAVSKQGWESADTVVIARGDQYADALTAAPLADQNEAPILLTRSGALASGVAEEIARLGATNAIVLGGTKAVSADVVAELEELDLEVQRIGGETRYDTAVAIANELETAATDAVVVSGLNFPDALSAGSYAAVNDKPILLTRPDRIPAVIADELENYDTTTIIGGSQAVSEGVADELPNADRVSGADRYLTSAAVADLLFDGAVEGLAANGQNFPDALTGNALAAAYEAPMLLVKKDSVNSVVENRAHYYGTVFTSGGTQVVSPEVIKALHD; encoded by the coding sequence ATGCCGAAAAAGATTTTCACTTCTGTAATGGCGACGACACTGGCTTTGACAGTCGTCGGGATCTACGATTCGCAAAAAGCGGAGGCAGCTGAAGGCGATTTCGAGTTAACGATCATGCACACGAATGACACGCACGCGAACCTGGACAACGCGCCGAAACGCGCAACTTTGATCAAGCAGCTTCGTGCGGAGAATGCGAACAACCTATTGCTTGATGCAGGCGACGTTTTCTCAGGCTCATTGTATTTCAACACCTTCGAAGGGCAAGCGGATTTGGCGTTGATGAATTATATGCAGTATGACGCCATGACGTTCGGTAACCATGAGTTCGACCTTGGTTCGAGCGAAGAAGGCCACGCTTCACTAGCTGAATTCGTTGGCGGAGCAGACTTCCCGTTGGTCGGGGCTAACGTTGATTTCTCAGGCGATGCGAATATGTCACCGCTGGTAGCAGGCGAAGCGTTTACAAAAACGGCTGCTAACGGACAAATCTACAGCGGCGTTGTGAAAGAAGTGAACGGTGAGGAAGTAGGGATCTTTGGCTTAACAACTGCTGAAACAGCTGACATTTCAAGCCCGGAAGATATCCTTTTCACTGATTATATCGACGCGGCAAATGAAGCAGTTGAATGGTTTGAAGGACAAGAAGTCAATAAAATTGTTGCTTTGACGCACATCGGCTATGACGATAACGCAGCAGTCGATAACGACCGTACGCTCGCTGCAGAAGTAGATGGAATCGATGTAATCGTCGGCGGACATACACATACAAAACTATTGCCACCAGTACAAGTGGAAGATACAGTCATCGTCCAAGCGAACGAATACAATAAGTTCCTTGGCCAATTGGACGTCACTTTCGATGAAGCTGGAAATGTAACAAACTTTGTCGGTGAGCACCACGAAGTTGCGCTTGCTGAAGAAGATGCAGAAGCGGCAGAAATCCTTGCGCCATTTAAAGAAGAAGTGGAAGAATTGAAAGAAATGGAAATCGGTGTTGAAGCAAATGTCTTCTTGAACGGCACGCGCGGAGAGTTCGGAATTCGTGCAAGCGAGACGAACCTTGGAAACTTCATCACGGATGGTATGCTCGCAAAAGCGCAGCAAATCAATCCTGATACAACGATCGCCCTTCAAAACGGCGGAGGCATCCGTGCTTCCATCGAGCCAGGCCCAATCACATATGGTGAAGTATTGACAGTCTTGCCATTCGGCAATGCCTTGGCAATTATGGAAGTTACTGGCCAGGAACTCAAAGATGCTCTTGAGCACAGTGTCCGTGAATACCCGAAAGAAAACGGCGGATTCCTTCACGTATCTGGCATGTTCTTCAACTATGACGGCAAAGCACCAGTAGGCGAACGCGTCTTGTCTGTCTTTGTTGACACAGGTGGGGAAACTTACGACGAATTGAATTTGGAAGAAACGTATACAGTCGCAACGAACTCGTTCACTGCTAAAGGCGGCGACGGTTTTGACTCATTTGGTAAAGCTTATGAAGAGGGACGTGTTACTGAGCCTGGCTTCACAGACTGGGAAATGTTCGAAGAGCATGCACAATCCTTCGCTGATGAAGGTGTAGAGCCATACGAAGAGCGCCGCATCAACCAAGTGCGCTTGTCTGGTGAAAACCGTTACGAAACAGCAATCGCCGTTTCGAAACAAGGCTGGGAATCAGCTGATACTGTAGTCATCGCTCGCGGCGACCAATATGCGGACGCTTTGACAGCAGCTCCACTAGCTGACCAAAACGAAGCTCCAATCCTATTGACTCGCTCTGGCGCATTGGCTTCTGGCGTCGCTGAAGAAATCGCACGCCTTGGCGCAACAAATGCCATCGTACTTGGCGGCACAAAAGCCGTTTCAGCTGATGTGGTAGCTGAACTTGAAGAACTTGACCTTGAGGTTCAACGCATCGGCGGCGAAACACGCTATGACACAGCTGTTGCCATCGCGAATGAACTTGAAACAGCAGCAACTGATGCAGTTGTCGTAAGCGGTTTGAACTTCCCGGATGCTTTGTCCGCTGGTTCTTATGCAGCAGTCAACGACAAGCCAATCCTGTTGACGCGTCCTGACCGCATTCCGGCTGTCATTGCAGACGAACTCGAAAACTATGACACAACGACAATCATCGGCGGATCACAAGCTGTTTCTGAAGGCGTAGCGGATGAATTGCCGAACGCTGACCGTGTCAGCGGCGCAGACCGTTACCTAACTTCTGCCGCAGTTGCAGATCTCTTGTTCGACGGCGCAGTTGAAGGCTTGGCTGCAAACGGCCAGAACTTCCCGGATGCTTTGACTGGAAACGCTCTTGCAGCAGCTTATGAAGCACCGATGCTTCTTGTGAAAAAAGACAGCGTCAACTCCGTTGTTGAAAACCGTGCGCATTACTATGGCACAGTCTTCACTTCAGGCGGAACGCAAGTCGTTTCTCCAGAAGTCATCAAAGCATTGCACGATTGA